A window of Cyclopterus lumpus isolate fCycLum1 chromosome 10, fCycLum1.pri, whole genome shotgun sequence genomic DNA:
CAATAACTCATGAGCGGTTAGCTATGTCAGTCTGCAATACTATTTAATGCCATGCAACTGATGAAAATCTGATCATATTTAACTTATACCTTGTTTTAAACGTTTACTTTTGAACCATTTCCCCCCCAGATAATCTGTTTCAATACGGTAATGCACATCCACACGGTTACTCTGAAAAGTCACTGAgttgaaaaagggaaaaaaaaggaagaaaaagacaggTCCTCCATCCCAGTGGTAGTGTGCCACGGGTGGAGAGAGTGGCCACTGAGAGACAagctgttggtggaggagacggGCTGGGAGAGGGTGAGGTGTACTAGCAGGAGCAGACTGCTCTCGGTGACAGTCATCTCTGGCTGTTTCTCCAGTTTGATGTCGATCACTGAGAGGACTGTTAAGTAACATCGTCAATGAATCTGCAAATTTCACTTCAGTATTTTCTGCCGCGCTATCCGGCTGCCATCTTCTCAGTGAACACTTTCTGCAGAGTAACTTGGAGGTATTTGTGACCAGCGTTTCTATTTTACAGTGTAAAAGCCATGTATATACTTGTGCTAAAGTACTgtaatgtttgttgtttaccaatttatgtttattgcttttattatatatatttttttatttgattgtttattcTATGTCTGTTTATTGTAATGCACCTTTCAACAAGTCAAATGCCTTGTATGTGCAACGGTACTAGGCCAATAAAGGATTCTGATGGTGGCAATAACAACTTCACAATAGGATGACAATTTCTGTTGAACGCAGCTTTAAAAAGGATACTGTCCTCTTTGCTTTTCTCCGGTGTGCTATCCATCCCAGGCAATGCAGCGGCGACGACGACGGAACAGCTGGAAAACAAAGTCAGAAGATTCAACAATTAAACACACTTGTAAAAGCtgtagtaaaagaaaaatgctaGCACAGTGCATGTACTTATATGACAtagtaaaatgttaaaattaaACAGAGAAATGGTTTATACAAAAAAGAATCAGACAGTAAGTGTTCTCTATTTGTGGCTAATCCTGGGTTAAAAGGATTTGTATCACAATGATGAAAACATCCTGAAAATCCCCCTTAATGCTCTCTTGCCCAGTCATTTGCTTCATTCCCCACAAAACCCAAATACAACCAGCGATATTGAAGGCATAGTTCCCTccgtataaaaagaaaaatctgataTAGCATATACATAGTTATCACCCACCCCTAACGTCACATGGGCAGTATACAGTAGAGACAGAAAGGGATCAAAGTAGTCATTCctaaataatgtatttcattGAATAACGGGCCACAAGAAGTTAAAGCAGCAACACAAAATGTGATTGTAATTGCTGGTTGAGATAACAGCATAATATTGAAGGTCGCCGTGCTAAACTCCTCAACccattaaagacacacacacacattttgaaagcTGCAGAAGTTTTAGTGGATCAGACAAAAAGAGGATGAGAGTACAGTAGAAGTAACAAAGTAAAACCTGTGCAGACCAAGTTAATATAGAAATATCTAAGAGCAAAGCctgtggatgggggggggggggggggggggggggggggggggggggggggggggggggggggggggggggggggggggggggggggggggggggggggggggggggggggggggggggggggggggggggggggacaaccgATACAGTAGGTACTATCAATACCAAGACAAATCATGATGAGTCACAAGAGGAAAGCGAAGGCAGAAGAGGTAAGTGTAGACTTTGAGGGCAGAAACTACCTTGAGAGCAGAATCTCTACCTGTTTGACATTGTAGCCAGTCTTGCGCTGGTTTCAATGACATGACATTCAGTTCCTTAGCTCTCTGCTCACCTCCTCCGTGTGATCTGTCTGCTCAGGTAGAAGTAGAGGGGGGATATGACCAACAGACAGATATGGAAAGAAACATCGCAAAGAGGACAGGCCAaaaagagggggagaagagagagagaaagagaaacaaagagctCAACCAGATCTTTTTTTGTGAAGAAGAGAGGTTAGTTTAATTataacagacagacggagaggaaGACAAAGGGAGAGAACTGCTGTGCAGAGTAAGACGAAGCAGCGGGAAAACGACTCCAGAGATCACTCATTCATTCCTCAGCCACACTGATCCATATAATGAACACATGGAGGAGTTTTCATCCCAGGCTGCACAGGTAGGCCTCCCTAACCTAAAGGACATTATGCCTGCCAGGACTATTTGTCAGTATAACAACTTGCTGTTGCTGGACACCAACCTGTTTTGACGTTATAGCCAGCCTTGGCACTGGTCTCTATGTACATCACATTGAGTTCTCGAGCTTTCCTCTCTGCCGCTCCCTCAACAGAAACTTGCCTGCCATGGTCCcgggaaggagggggagggagtggTGTGGAGTGTGGTGTTGagggaaacacacaaaaaaaaaaaatcaaaatgacaTGGAGAAACAGAGcaggaaaggaaaaacaacaaaaacagaaatataatcaaatcataagaaaggaaaaaaaaaatactaataaatcaCTATAAAAAGGCTGGAGTATGTAAAATACTATGGTATGATAAGTCAAAATTGGATGAGATGCACTGAAGGGAAGAAATGGGACTCCAGGCTTTGGCAGTTTATACTCAAATACTTAATGCTATGAATTTTCTAATTGTAGTACAAATATCAAAGTGCAGTCTATTTATCAACTATTGTAACTGATTAATAATTACAACCATTCACACATCTCACACAACCATGTACCTTTTGTCCGCTAAGTCTGTTTTGTTCCCAACAAGCATGAtatgacatcacttcctctctctgttctaaCATCATCAATCCACTTTGAGGTTTGCTGAATGAATTAAGATCTGTGGacgaaaaaacaaacacagaattaCTGTACACACATCAACCACATGTTGCCCTAAAAGACATAAACATTGGTATTTTAGTTATAGTTTAAAAGTGTGCTCAAGCAGGTATTCTTCATTACAAAAGCAGCGTATTTTATGTATGAAAAGCTTGTAGAGTAGTTGTGTTAGTAAGAAAATTATTAAGATGAGAAGCTTGAAGAAGGAAAATATACTGAATGTTATTAGCAGAAGCACATAAAAGGAGCAACTATGCCAAGATAGCTTCCTTCCAACTGCTCTAGACCCCTACAGAAAGGTTAGAGTACAGCCTGACTCACTGGTGATGTCATAAACAACCACGGCAATGGTAGAGTCACGGATTGTAGCTGGGAATTAGGCTACGAAAACGCTCCTGTCCAGCAGTGTCCCAAAGCTGGAGCCGGACCTGAGGATTGGAACGGAGGGAAGAAAGTACAAGGCGATAAAGAGGGGAAAGGCAGAACAAGAAAGTGGAGAATAGGACAGTCATAAAAAGGCTGCAAGCCAAGCAGCAAAGATGAAAATGGCCATTTATGAAGGAATGGGGAGAATCATCCAAATGCAGAAGGTCAGAGATGACCAGCGTTATGCTGATATGAACATGTATAATATGCCATGGAATCATTATTAGGCTGTTTCTTTGCCCATGAGGTGACATctgaaacattgttttgttattctTTCAATCAGCCTCATATGTAACAGCATTTAGGAAGCACACCCCTCGCTGCACAGTGCTGGAGAAATGCATTAGTATCACTCTCACTGATGCAAACACTCTGGAATATACTCTCATCATGCTGTCCAGTGGGATTTTCCCAGCTAgtaaatgctcttttttttttgcccttccACATTCTAAGCGAAGGGACAAGGAAGTGAGGCCATGATACCTACTGGCTATGTCATAAACCACCACAGCAGCGGCTGAGTCGCGGATGTAACTGGGGATGAGGCTGCGGAAACGTTCCTGTCCGGCTGTATCCCAGAGCTGCAGCCGAATCTGTGGCCAGCCGTGAAATGAATGTGggaagggggtggggagggggcaTTTCATGACCCAGTCAGGGGatggaaggaaaacaaaaacttaAAATAACGATGGAAGCTAGAAACATGATCGCATGCCGAACAAAATGAATTGTAAAATCAAGGataatgtgaaaacaatgtgaaatgGTGAAAGGGACGCATGCTTTAAGCTTTCtagctattaaaaaaaatatgccaTGAGAATGATGATAATTACTATAAAATAAACAGGGCTTACCGTACGATCTTCTAGGTACATGGTTTTTGACAAAAAGTCAATGCCAATTGTTGCCTGTAAGACAATCACTGCATTAAAACAGTGTTATAGGCACAATACTTGATAATGAATGACATACCACATTATATATGTCATAGTATGAAGAGCACAGGTGAAACTAAAATCATTAACAATGTCATCATGATTAATGTATCCGTTATTGATTACACTTGGTGAACAAGTCATATGACAATTGTCTTTTGGAACAGGCCATATAGACACAAATTCTGCATCAGCGTGTGACATGTGTTTTTACCTGATAGGTGTTGTCAAAACTGTCATACATAAACCTGGTGATGAGTGAGGTCTTCCCAACTGTAAAACACAGCAACAGACATGTTAAAACTCGATTCTCATGATCGAAGACCATACAGTCAAAGATGCCAAAGATTTAAAACTATATTATGGCACATCTAACTTGGTattacatgaagaaaaaaaaaatcatcaatgCATCCGTGACGCCACATGGTGAGTAAAGAGCTATAATCGTTGATGAAATGTGAACCGCTGAACCCACTCGCTGAGCTGGCAATATGGGTGGAGCcacaacattttgggaaatgaaaAACAGCTCGACTTCTTATAGTTAATTTGTTTGGCGACCGCCATGCATGCGAGACAACCACCCCTATAAAATAACACACGCATCATAACGTCAGTGAGCTGACGTTAAAGGGTAGAAGGCCTACTGGTCTCGACCCCACCAGTCGACGTGGCTCCGCAAGCTGCTGCCGTAGGAAGCTAACAGCAATGACAGACGTACGGATCAATTTAGAGAATGATCCTAATGTGTGCGGGAGTCTAGTGTTGGGAGGCGACGGCTCCTAAAGTCCCGGAAGCCACACTGGGGTTTTAATTACGTCGTGAACGATACTGATGAAGTATTTAAAATCTAGCACATCAACTGCTAAGATGCTGCATCACAAACTAGTGGCCACTGGAAGGACAGTGGTCACTAGTTTAAATCAGGCAACATGCCGATGTGTAGCTAAGTCACAAACAGTCGCGGTATGTCCAACTTATTGTGAACGTTTAACGCTAAAGCGCGAGGTGTTTTGGGTAGCTCACCGAGTTAACGTTATAGCTAGCtacacaatgacatcatcaccagcGAGAACACGTTATATGAACAATATTTTCGTCATCTCTCTTGAATACCGGGTTATTACGGGAATATTAACACGTCCCTTTGTCTTATCGACGTCGGATAACTTTATCCTGTTCTCCAGCAGCAGACTAGCAGGAGGAGCTAGCTAGCTCGCGAGCTAACGTCAGGTCAATCTGAGCACACTTCTTCTAAAATAATCCCCACATCCGACCAGACGACGCCTCGGCTCGAGGACACGGTCCCCCCGCTCACCGCTCTGTTCGCCCAGAAAGACGAGCTTGAACTTTCGTAAAGGGTTGCCAAACTCTCCGCCGCCGGTCGTGGTTGACATTTTGTCCAAAAGATAAACTGCTAACTAGCCGACTTGGCTACTGATGTGACGTCTGGACGGGAGAGGAGCGAGTATCTTTATCCTGCGCGAGCTCGCGCTGTTGTTTTCTTAACCCCACAGAAGAGAAACAGCGCAACCAAGAGGCGGAGAGAGACAACACACGATGGTAAAACCTTATTGCACTTATtgctattactattactattactatctTATCGAAGAACATTGCTGTCACTGTGATGAAACCAAATCATAATTATAAGATAGTAAGTTGAGatattaagtcataattatgagatactaaGTTATTATTTTGAATAGTATCTCCTCATTATGACACACACTATCTTTATTTTGTCATCACAGTGACGGAAATTGGCTTCCATATTATCTTTTATGTCACGAGCAAAGGGTTTATTTGAGTTTGGCTCAACTTTATTTCTTCAGACACATACAGAGTACAGACaacaactaaaataaataaatacaatatgagGGCTCCAAGACGTATAATCATAGCAGTTCAAAAGTCCCCTGTGGTTAAAAAACATAGACatttgttccaatgtttccaaaaacaagacgaataccttgtatcacttgtgttggctcagttaaaGGCCTTTATGATTACATGTTTTGATGCAGtcaatcaacatttaaatgtgtgcaaGAAATTCCTCAACACGGAAAGATGGGAATATTACtagtcaaaaacaaaaacatataacctgagagagaaagagagcggtTTAacataatctgtacacatatgataTTTACGGGCCAGCATTTTGGCTTATGCCTACAGTTTGCAACATTGGTGCTGcacacatcatcatcacttGGGTCATTCCTGAAGATGTGACCCAAATATCATCCGTTGGAATTATTAAGTTACACTCTTGGCATTTTACTCAGCTCTGTAACATGGTATGTTTGGTGCAAGTTTGGTGCAAATCAAAAAGGAAGAAGCCGATGAAGAGGAAGGCTCTCTAACCTAGTGGTTGGTTTTCTACTTGGGTCAAAGTTTTGGAGCAAGTGGGTCATTAAACCGCATTAATGTGTAGCAAAAATCAGAGCTAATTTTATAGCTTCTATATTTAGCTGTATGATTCAGAGCGGTTTTCTGCAACTTTTCAGAGAAATGTTTGTATGTCAATGGTTGTTCATTTTAtcccaaataaaatgtacacagTTAGCATACAAATAAAAGTGGAACTATTGTATTGAAGAAATTAATcctaaaagcaaaaaacaaaaagcctgtatgaggttattctTTCATGTTTGTTGGAACAATTGttctaaaacatttttttaaataatatatttcttgtTGTAAAGAACTTTGTCATGGAATTAATTCccagtttaaaaaaactaaatataagccttgaaataaaaatacataacaaaataaacaaacaatcaaataatTGTGGGAAAACAATAAGTTTATTAACTTTTCTCGTCAAAAGATAGTGATACAAGTAGGAGTATTTGGGGGATGTTTATCCTACAGCTGCACATTCAATCTAAATATAGCATGGCTCCAATGACAGCAATAAAGATAAAAGATAATGAGAGGATTGGTAATCATAACACGTGGAAAGAAAAGTctacaaaacatttattttgacaaaGAAACATACAATACTTGTTTATTTCTATTCAATGCTATAATGACATTTAAAGAAATCTCACACATATTTTTGACTgtttgaacgttttttttttagctctcgTGGTAATGCCTAATGAACTTGTATATgtacagttgaaaataagaacaTAGTAGTGATTGAATTACACGTTGTGCTTTTCTTCATTGGTATTGAGTTCCTTTTTGTTCTGTATTCTCTGTCAGAGAGGTGATTTTCCTCCGCTGGTCATCTCAGCCCTCTATGGCATCAACTGAGATGTCTGTCCTGTTAGCATGAAACGGACAAATGGCTGATTCTGTGAGTCCAACCCTACATTACAAGATAACTCACGTAGTGCATTCCCTCTAATTGTATATACAGCAACAGCAACTGTGAATTGGTTACACCACAGTGCAATTGGAGGTGGAGCAACAAGGGTCCAAATGGGATATTTCATACAAATGCAATAAGGTTCTAAGATGAAACAGTAAACTCACATCacatctttacattacatttagctgatgccTTCATCCAAAGCactcatgttacattcatacacagctacaggaagcaattcagggttaagtgtcttgctcaaggacatctTGTGCTAACCTTTGCTTTGGAAATGCTtgcattaaaaatgaaacaattatttcattgttttgttgatATACGTCATTAACTTAATCTAACGTTGCAGTTTTCAGATGAGTTGTAGCCCTTGAACAAGTGaacattgtaacacacattGAATTGGATGTGACCTTACTTGAACTAATGAGGGCTTTAATCCAATTGGCTGTGGTTCatttaatacaaacacacagaggataGAAATATAAGCAGCATGTAACCAACATCAAGGCTACAGGTTAATACATTCATAGAGAATAGTTTATACTTACACTTCTGCTCAGGATACAGCGATGACATGCAGAAAATGGATAGAAGGACATTTAACATAGTCAATAGTTAATCAATGCTGTCTTTTTGGTTCAAGTGGAATGTTACAGGAAGTATTTCAATGGCAATTATATGCAAAGAGACTGCACTCACCTGCAGGTTTTGGGGACATCAGAGTAACAGGAAGCTCCACAGTGACATCGCTGAAAATGAGAAGTtttatcattaaaaataaactagtaatttatatattattcaCACTAATACAATGTGACATACAATGTGATACAATTCATATTTACCTTCCTGTTAAGCTACCCAGCAGGctttttttttgagagagagagagagagagagagagagagagagataattagAATAAAAGACATCTTTAGTCTGCACAATTTTGAAGTATCATGCGTAACTATTTAATATTATTGAGCCTTACCCTCCGCCGGACATCATTAGATTGACCTTGACTTTATAGGAGATGAGGATTCCCTGCATCTCCTTATCTCCTTGACTCCTGTGAGGAGACGGGAATAGTTAAGCTTTCGGAGCTTCAGGATTTGGTCTAAGACACCATAAGTGGATGACACAATGTAGAGCTGTATCACCACCACCTCTCAATAAGAGGATGGAAACCAGTCCTGTGCTCACAGTAAGCTCAtgggtgagagatttggggcttACAGGGTAGTGGATGCTAGGTGGGTGTCCTCGTCTTTTAGCCGTCCGTCCACTGAAAGACCCCGCTTCTCTTTGTTGTTGGCCAGCAGGGGGGTTATTTGGTAGGACTTCTCAAATGTAGAGTTGCCGTTAATTGTCTCCCTGTGTTTAGCAgtgaaatatagaaataaataaataatatcacaTGTTTAACTGAAAAGACATTATTTGTGTTAGTTAAGTATTTCCTCAATCcaaactcagacaaaacatatttatcaATAAAAGCTGTGTGAAATTTATTTAATAGAAGGTGAGAATGTAATTTTTACAAGGATTTACAAATATCTGATTTATCAGAAAATGCGAATGCATGAATTCATGAAATTTAATCTCAAATCCTGCTATTGAGCCTCTTTTGATACAGTGCCCGCCTTACCCAAACTCCTCGGAGCAGACCGCTTTGGTGTAATTATCAGATGAGTAGAGCACCACAATTGTGACCTGCTCAACTAAAAGAAGAAACAGCTTTGTGAGAACGAGCCGTTAAAATGTATGATTTTttaacatattcacacacacttgcagtTTACACAGATACTTTCACCCACACTCATGTTCTTTTTACACAAACACCATTTTTTAGGAATTTAACTTCAGCCAAGCGGTCATCTTTTCCTTGCTGCTCACCTGAAATAAGGATTTTCTTCACAACCTTGGTGGTTTcgttgtttatttttacattgaCGGTGATTGGATCCCCATGGTAATAAACCTAAATATAAAAATTATTTTAGTTGGACTAATGATAGCAATAGttacatatatatgttatgCCAAAATATAGTATGTACACTTCAAAAtacctctttttcaagggatACCTCCAAATTCACAGGTTTGTCACTCATCATAAACTGCTTTGCTATATCAGCCTTGGGTCCAGGCTTGTTGTTAGCTGGTGCAAATTGTATTTTGCGAATCATCAGGCGACATGTGTCCCTAAGACCACAAAAAACACAGGCAAAGAGAGTCAGGCTTCTATATGTCCTTTAATGCAATGCAAGATTGGGCTGAATTAATGGTTTGACTGTGGGCGAACGTACTTCTTGTCAATTTCATCTGCACTGTTTGCTACGTCGGAAATGTATCCTTTAACCTCAAAGTCCACACCACAAGCCTACAACAGAACAAGACCCGAATAAACACTGTTAGTCAAGCATTTAGAGTAGTATGTAAGAGTGAGTGAAAAGGGATCATGGAAATGTACCTTGCCAGAGTCATTCTGCCCAGGCTGTAGGGAGACTGAGCATGGGAGATTTGCTGGCATCTGAAACAAGTGGAAAAAAGGCACATTGATAAACAACATTACTAAAGGTGAAGTAATGATACGTGGTTGATCAATCTAATGTTTGTCTGAAGAACGGTTAATATACGTTATATGAAAAGGGAGTGAGTTATAATTCCTCACCTTGAAGGAAAAGGGACATCCTTGCTCTCCAATTTTCTTCATAAGAGATTCCTGCATTGGTGTTCTGGCTACGCTTTCGCCTGTAGGTGGATACACCTGAACGCGCTGTATCCAGATGTCTCTCCTGAAGGACAGCCCAATAACATCCAAGTCTTCGCTTCCATAGCGGAAGGCACAAGCAAGGTAGACAAATACTGCAATGGAAAGATATATATTCAGTGTAGTCTTGGTGTTTAGGAACTATAACCTTTGTCAATGACAGTGAATGAAATGGAAAAACCTTTTCTGCCATTAAGATCAGTAGGGTCCACTTTAAGAACACCGTCtgcaaatgaaagaaagagCCTTAGCATTAGATCACACCGTATGTTTTGGTTGGAGGATGTATAAACAGATATTGTGCCACGCACCAACTACTTCCACTGACTCCACATTGTCCACAAAGTCTCTCTTCCCCAAGTACAGGGCAATctgagagagacggagaaaagGAAACGGTTACTCCTCGGCCAAGGTTACAAGAGTTCGGAAGCTATTCCTGGGAGTTGGAATAgctacacacaaaacacactcctCCCTATGACCAAGGGGTTGCTTTATAATGATTATATTATAGAGGC
This region includes:
- the rab41 gene encoding LOW QUALITY PROTEIN: ras-related protein Rab-41 (The sequence of the model RefSeq protein was modified relative to this genomic sequence to represent the inferred CDS: inserted 2 bases in 2 codons) produces the protein MSTTTGGGEFGNPLRKFKLVFLGEQSVGKTSLITRFMYDSFDNTYQATIGIDFLSKTMYLEDRTIRLQLWDTAGQERFRSLIPSYIRDSAAAVVVYDIANLNSFSXTSKWIDDVRTERGSDVXIMLVGNKTDLADKRQVSVEGAAERKARELNVMYIETSAKAGYNVKTGCCSVVVAAALPGMDSTPEKSKEDMIDIKLEKQPEMTVTESSLLLLVHLTLSQPVSSTNSLSLSGHSLHPWHTTTGMEDLSFSSFFFPFSTQ
- the arr3b gene encoding arrestin 3b, retinal (X-arrestin) — its product is MSKVYKKTSGNGQIALYLGKRDFVDNVESVEVVDGVLKVDPTDLNGRKVFVYLACAFRYGSEDLDVIGLSFRRDIWIQRVQVYPPTGESVARTPMQESLMKKIGEQGCPFSFKMPANLPCSVSLQPGQNDSGKACGVDFEVKGYISDVANSADEIDKKDTCRLMIRKIQFAPANNKPGPKADIAKQFMMSDKPVNLEVSLEKEVYYHGDPITVNVKINNETTKVVKKILISVEQVTIVVLYSSDNYTKAVCSEEFGETINGNSTFEKSYQITPLLANNKEKRGLSVDGRLKDEDTHLASTTLSQGDKEMQGILISYKVKVNLMMSGGGLLGSLTGSDVTVELPVTLMSPKPAEV